A portion of the Bacillus thuringiensis genome contains these proteins:
- a CDS encoding dynamin family protein, with translation MRLEKQLIKKVYYETFLMENETKPTLDVLGQAYVNEEKNEISDGSYIRFAQGEFYYRHQDFEAAIFKWEKVSNELAPWAQKNIADAYFELNQLSFAENIYTSITTDNKILMTEIRLQLLSLYIEQNNFDSAFGVIKEAVSLNPDYPNVTKIARSFYEEQQDFDSAVELAVNELIRIESYPWFEVLKGYIDKGFTKHISPDYFYDALATLNNVDQVQFTQMVSSLWNSYKDEQNYLLWLNTINEFFLHIEIHSSDIWNKVSALYEETYFALIQGQYTLRQLNDIIPNLLANWLKVVNPSYAVFPSAAVLAWDEIFPSKIDSANIEHAENLLSHSINHVNGLEYSLHLFESITQWAQKHNIEIGHRFKWLVDELADLRTNRILVTGTSGNGKTTFINSILGENILEKSISNVVVLKNDAHIEINAITDSAITTTEDVSDYHNMMSQHHQTYRDRACVEFKLPCRFLNENKLTFVVTPGFNRNNDTRDEIFEYLNSVDELLFVLNADSPFTDKERDILLSIQEHTPNLQIHFLLNKIDNIYSEAEVKRVLHDTAARINTYFPHARIFPYSSLYTSSQQLNDLTEFIHFNFNHKHIDAERTEKLLYFIRKTITYLLDKRVEKENNLVDAINWNEDMLVKLNGSINNLTAFEREKIHFITQSYRSMKTEITNDLTENIPKILKSCSNIISEESDFGHMDTELNKAMNERVHKYLEQTVLSNLALSMQNWIATSNNELLQSQTYLEELSEGLNSLFGENRIQLECDFKVLDDWRRDTDRMTTRIQMDEVNILRRFTPAQFLLKSAGKLFGVLPKNKSMLYNKYKQYVENEDYTEVTASIMKKFFLQFELFENTQERDINIFFRNPFNSLKQAVENTHLEIQEKQEILHKMKSNPEIYHDSIMLFELRLRQCEVILNIGNDNTYTDVALETSVE, from the coding sequence ATGAGATTAGAAAAACAATTAATAAAAAAGGTGTATTATGAAACATTCCTAATGGAAAATGAAACAAAACCAACTCTTGACGTACTTGGACAAGCTTATGTAAACGAAGAAAAAAATGAGATTTCTGATGGGTCTTATATCCGTTTTGCACAAGGTGAATTTTATTATCGTCATCAAGATTTTGAAGCAGCTATTTTTAAATGGGAGAAGGTTAGTAATGAATTAGCACCATGGGCACAAAAAAATATTGCGGATGCTTATTTCGAACTTAATCAATTATCATTTGCTGAAAATATTTATACTTCCATTACTACTGATAATAAAATATTGATGACCGAAATTAGATTACAATTACTTTCTCTTTACATTGAGCAAAATAATTTTGACTCAGCTTTCGGTGTTATTAAAGAAGCAGTTTCTTTAAATCCTGATTATCCGAATGTCACAAAAATTGCCCGTTCCTTTTATGAGGAACAGCAAGATTTTGATAGTGCAGTAGAGCTTGCTGTGAATGAGTTAATTCGAATAGAATCGTATCCATGGTTTGAGGTGTTAAAAGGATATATCGATAAAGGGTTTACTAAACATATTTCACCAGACTATTTTTATGATGCATTAGCTACATTAAATAATGTAGATCAAGTACAATTTACACAAATGGTTTCATCACTTTGGAACAGTTATAAAGATGAACAAAATTATTTATTATGGCTTAATACAATAAATGAATTTTTCTTACATATTGAAATACATTCGTCCGATATATGGAACAAAGTTTCTGCTCTTTACGAAGAAACGTACTTTGCATTAATTCAAGGTCAATATACGCTTAGACAATTAAACGATATCATACCAAATCTGTTAGCAAATTGGTTAAAGGTAGTCAATCCATCTTATGCTGTATTTCCATCTGCAGCTGTATTGGCATGGGATGAGATTTTCCCTTCCAAAATAGATTCAGCAAATATAGAACATGCAGAAAACTTATTGTCACATTCTATTAATCATGTAAATGGCTTAGAGTACAGCTTACATCTTTTTGAATCTATTACACAATGGGCACAAAAGCACAATATAGAAATAGGTCACCGATTTAAATGGCTAGTTGACGAGCTCGCAGATTTAAGAACAAATCGTATTTTAGTAACGGGAACTTCAGGAAACGGAAAAACTACATTTATTAACTCTATATTAGGAGAAAATATATTAGAAAAATCAATTTCAAATGTAGTAGTTTTAAAAAATGATGCTCATATAGAAATAAACGCCATAACAGACTCAGCAATTACAACAACGGAAGATGTCTCTGATTACCATAATATGATGTCCCAGCACCATCAAACATATAGAGATAGAGCATGTGTTGAATTTAAATTACCATGCAGATTTTTAAATGAAAATAAACTTACATTTGTAGTGACACCTGGCTTTAATAGGAATAACGACACTAGAGATGAGATATTCGAATATTTAAATTCTGTAGACGAATTACTGTTCGTATTGAATGCGGATTCACCTTTTACTGATAAAGAACGTGACATTCTATTAAGTATTCAAGAACATACGCCAAATTTACAAATTCATTTCTTATTAAATAAAATCGATAACATTTACAGTGAAGCAGAAGTAAAAAGGGTATTACATGATACGGCAGCGAGAATAAACACATATTTCCCACATGCGAGAATTTTCCCTTATTCTTCGTTATATACAAGTAGTCAACAATTAAATGATTTAACTGAGTTTATTCATTTTAACTTTAATCATAAACATATCGATGCAGAACGTACTGAAAAGTTATTATATTTCATTCGAAAAACAATTACATATCTTTTGGATAAACGTGTTGAGAAAGAAAACAATCTAGTGGATGCTATTAATTGGAATGAAGATATGCTAGTGAAACTAAACGGTAGCATTAATAACCTTACTGCATTTGAGAGGGAAAAAATTCATTTCATTACACAATCATATCGTTCAATGAAGACTGAAATTACGAATGATCTTACTGAAAATATCCCGAAGATATTAAAGAGTTGTTCTAATATAATTAGTGAAGAAAGTGATTTCGGGCACATGGATACGGAACTAAATAAAGCAATGAATGAAAGAGTGCATAAATATTTAGAACAAACTGTACTATCTAATCTTGCTCTTTCTATGCAAAATTGGATTGCAACTTCTAATAATGAGCTTCTTCAAAGCCAAACGTATTTAGAAGAACTTAGTGAAGGGCTTAATTCACTATTTGGAGAAAATAGAATACAGTTAGAATGTGACTTTAAAGTGCTTGATGACTGGCGCAGAGATACTGACAGGATGACGACTAGAATACAAATGGATGAAGTAAATATTTTACGTCGATTTACGCCAGCACAATTTTTACTGAAAAGTGCCGGTAAATTATTTGGAGTTCTTCCTAAAAATAAATCTATGCTATATAACAAATACAAACAGTATGTAGAAAATGAAGATTATACTGAGGTAACGGCTTCTATTATGAAGAAATTTTTCTTGCAATTTGAGCTGTTTGAAAACACACAAGAGCGAGATATTAATATATTCTTTAGGAATCCATTTAACTCCTTAAAGCAAGCTGTAGAAAACACGCATTTAGAAATACAAGAAAAACAAGAGATATTACATAAGATGAAATCAAATCCTGAAATCTATCATGATTCTATCATGCTCTTTGAATTGAGATTGCGTCAATGTGAAGTAATTTTAAATATAGGTAATGATAATACCTATACGGATGTAGCTTTAGAAACAAGCGTAGAATAA